The genomic region GGCTGCTGGCATTTTGATTGGCCCTTATGGCCTTTCCATCATACGCCATGTTCATGGTACTAAGGCGATTGCTGAATTTGGTGTTGTCTTCTTGCTATTTAATATTCGTCTTGAGGTGCATACAAATCTTGAAAACACTGAAAGTTGTTATATTATTAATACTGAATAACTGCAGTAATAGGACACAAATTCTCAAAACATGGTTCTTTTGTCAGCTCTCCGTTGAAAGACTAAGCTCCATGAAGAAGTATGTCTTTGGATTAGGCTCTGCTCAGGTAACTACTATCACATTTTTATTAAAAGAATGGAAATAGGAGAGTGTTTCTCAAATCGAGGTATTAAAGCTTGTTGCAGTCTATTTAAAACAGGTCAATGAGCTATTTTGCAGATTGGTTTATAAAGCAATGTAATGTACTAAATTGGTTGTGGCATGGACTTTCCTTTGCCTTTACTTCGATTACATCACTCAAAAAAGGCGCCTCGAGTCGGTTCGAAGTCGCGTGACCGTATTTTTCGGGAGATTGTGAGCTTTTATGTGTTAATGAGCTTGGATTTGTGATTATGCGTCTTTTTTAGGGATAAACAGTATGAGCATCTTAGGTATAGATTAGATTATGTTGTAAGATTACAGTCTTAAGGATGATCAATTCTTATTTTAGGTATAGATGAACTTTATAGGCCTTATTACAATATTAAGGGGATATGGCTTTCTAATTCTTCATGGTTTGTTAAGTTAGTTATTATAGAAAGTAGATGAACATCTTTGAGGTACATCGAAATTTTATGTTATTGTGTAGACGGTGTCGCAAGTGATGGTTACACAGCATTAAGGTTTAAGAGCCTGGTTGAGTTGCTACGGTCATGGTGTTTTAGAGATGCAATAAAGTCAAGAGTTGATTTTAATAACTATGGTGGTTTATTCGAGCTTAGTAATTCAAGGGTTTGATTGAGACATCTATGAGAATTTGCGTTTTGCAATATGTTGAGTGCTTCTGGTTATAAAAGCTTATGTATGTGCAGCTAAGTGGGCTAATGCCAATCGTAGCTAGGTGGTTGAATGATTGTGTGTCTAACACATCCTTCAATATTCCAGTACAAAAATTGGAAAATGAATGGTTGTATATCCCTCCTTatgtttttgtcaatttctcTTGTTCGATTTCAAGCTTGCGGTGGCGGCTAACAACTATGCTGTCGTCTTAGTTCTCAGAATCACATGAAAAAAAAAAGCTCTTTTTTCTTCCCCAAAATATGCTTCCTTTCCGATAGCTGTTAGGTTGTTTTAATTTACTCATTCTATTAAGATTTTTTAGCTTATTGTACAACACGTGCATCTATTTGATGTTAGAATGTCGTTTCTCCCTATTTTGTTTCAGTTGTGGTGGGTGGTTCATTAGGTGAACCTGTGAAAAAGGGAGATGGACAGTTTGTAAACATAAAGCTCATACTGAGAGGATGAGTATGATAACATGAACCTTTTCTTGATTTTTATTTTATATGGTGCCAATGGTGGTGATCTGGGAGGATGAGTATGATGACGAATATGCTGGCATCTCGCTGATTTAGCTGCAGTTGTGTTTATTTGAAATTGTTTGGTATGATTTTTAATTTTTCACTTTTTAAAGGTTGGGTGCCACCGTGCCAGTGGTGTTGATGTGACTGTGGGGAGGTCATCGAGACACAGCAACGATGCGGGTTAAGTATTTTGT from Silene latifolia isolate original U9 population chromosome 3, ASM4854445v1, whole genome shotgun sequence harbors:
- the LOC141647855 gene encoding uncharacterized protein LOC141647855, producing the protein MAFPSYAMFMVLRRLLNLVLSSCYLIFVLRCIQILKTLKVVILLILNNCSNRTQILKTWFFCQLSVERLSSMKKYVFGLGSAQGYETKVLQWSKGKEGNIRSLLSTLQYVEIVMHWRRKVGVVVLSKSVIYYLGSHLGS